The following DNA comes from Terriglobales bacterium.
GATTTTCAAATAACGTCTTGCCGTTACGGTCCACGAGCTTAACCCGGGCGTAGACTACAACCTCCGCGCTCGACTGGCGTCCGTTGGTTGGGTCATAGGTCAATCCATAGATATAAATGCCGGCCACGGTACCGCTCAAAGTGGCGTCGGCCTGCGGAGAGTCAGAGTTCACAATGCGATAGTTGGTCCGGCTGGTAAACTCGCGCACCACGGCCGCGGTCAGAATTTGCTCGATGCGATAATTCTGCGTGTTGTTGGCGAACATAGGAATGGCGATGGTGCGGACTTCAGTAGGAATTCTCACCGCTTTGCCGGCCGTGTGATAGCCACAACCGGTCAACGCCAGGAACAAAAGCAGGCTTGCAACAAGAATAGGTTTCTTCATCGTCAAAACAGATCCCCTCGCATCAGTTCGAATGACAAATACAGATTTCGCTTTCACTGCACCCGGCCTTTCGAGTGTGTTAACAGCAGCGCGGCCACGGAATCCACCGCAGTGATGGCGCTGAGCTTTAGATTATCCGCTGCCGCCCAGAGCCAAAAAGCATTTTTTCGCCCGCCGATGTTGTCGGCGCGAACGCTCAGCAGAATGTCTTCCTGCCCGGCGACATTCACATTATTCGGCTCTTCTCCGCCGGCCGACGTAAGCGCAATATGCTCGCCGACAAAAGCGTTGGTGAAAGCCTTCAGCGACATTTCCTGCTCAAGCTCAATGTAAATCGAAAAAATGTATCCGTGAAAGATAGGGGATTGTACCAGCACCAGCGAAGGCACCTTCACTTTGTTCTGGGTAATGCGCGTCAGATGCTGCACAATGCGGGTCTCCACCGAGGCCAACGGCGTAAGCGCCTGCTCACCGTAATGCGACAGCATGTTAAATGCAACCTGCACATCAAAAACCTTCTTCGGCATCTCCTGGAAGGAAAGCAGGTTCACGGTCTGCTCGTGAAGCTCATCCATGCCGCGCCGGCCCCGCTCGGAGACAGGTTCGAACACTGTAGCTGTCACATGCGCGATGGGCGCGGCTTTTTGCGCGCGCAGAAGCAGCAGCGCCAGAACCGTAGCCGCCGGATGCGCCACCACGACGGCATTGACTGCCAGATCAGCCGCCGGGGCAGTTTTCAGCTCACGCTCGATCCAGGGAGCGCGGATCGAAATGCCGGGTTCCTGTTCAAGGCCATAGGAGAGATCAATCACAGCGCTTCCGGCATCGCGGGCCAACTTCCAGTACTGGCGCGTAAAAGTAGTTTCCCCGGCAAAGAAGGTGAAATCCACCTGCTGGAAATTTTCCTGCCGGGTGCTCTGAATGAAAGTGGCTTCGTCGCCGACCGCATCAATCTGCCCCAGGGAA
Coding sequences within:
- a CDS encoding Asd/ArgC dimerization domain-containing protein, with translation MQSNLYRVAIVGAAGLKGRELKDVLNERNFSAVDLKLLDDDDSLGQIDAVGDEATFIQSTRQENFQQVDFTFFAGETTFTRQYWKLARDAGSAVIDLSYGLEQEPGISIRAPWIERELKTAPAADLAVNAVVVAHPAATVLALLLLRAQKAAPIAHVTATVFEPVSERGRRGMDELHEQTVNLLSFQEMPKKVFDVQVAFNMLSHYGEQALTPLASVETRIVQHLTRITQNKVKVPSLVLVQSPIFHGYIFSIYIELEQEMSLKAFTNAFVGEHIALTSAGGEEPNNVNVAGQEDILLSVRADNIGGRKNAFWLWAAADNLKLSAITAVDSVAALLLTHSKGRVQ
- a CDS encoding LptE family protein — its product is MKKPILVASLLLFLALTGCGYHTAGKAVRIPTEVRTIAIPMFANNTQNYRIEQILTAAVVREFTSRTNYRIVNSDSPQADATLSGTVAGIYIYGLTYDPTNGRQSSAEVVVYARVKLVDRNGKTLFENPNYSLREEYEFSLDPATFFREETPALDRLSNDFARTLVSNILENY